The following nucleotide sequence is from Mucilaginibacter sp. cycad4.
CCATTAATTCAATAGGCCGTAGCGCCGATATTATCAGTTCATACTTAACCAGTTCATCATTTAATAAATCGGTTTTTGAACTATCCGGTCATGAAGAAACCGCCGATTTGCCGGGCTACGCATACAGGCTCCAAATAGAAGATACCGAATCAAATATCATAAACGAAATAACTGTAGGACAACAATGGCAGCTACGTGTTTTTTTCAAAATAAACAAAGAGATCGATCATTTTATTATCGGTTTAGGATTAACAAACTCGATGGATGTAAACCTAAGATCAACCTGGAGCGAGGCGGCTACGATACAACCGGGAATTTATGAGGCAGTTTTTACAGAAGATACCCTGACATTTGCTGCCGGCACTTATTCCCTTATCCTGGGGTTATCGGCCTATGAAAAAACCTTTCAGTATATTGATAACGCAGCCTCATTTACCATCACGCAGGTGGCCCACAAAAGTCTCGATAAAAAAATAATACGCACAAACGATGCAGGTATCATACTGAATCAAATGTCTGTTCAATTAACTAAAACTGACTGATGCGCTATGTTTGACCGTCATAAAATACTCGATATTGATCTGCCCATAAAAAAAGACCTGCTCCGTTTTTTTAGAAAACAGGAAAAGCTGCTGATATTTGATATCGGCAGTTGTGAGGGCGAAGATGCAATCAGATACTCGAGGCTTTTCCCTAACGCCCGGATTTTTGCGTTCGAACCCCTGCCTAAAAACCAGCAACTCATCCTTGATAACATCAGTCAATACCATGCTTCCAATGTCCGGCTTTTTGAAATGGCACTTTCCAAAACCGAAGGGATGCAGGATTTTCATGTATCATCGGGCCATCCATCTGATACAAATCCACCTGATAACTGGGATTTTGGAAATAAATCAAGTTCGCTGCTTGCACCACAAGAAGTTTTAGATGCTGTTAAGTGGCTAAAATTTGATAACAAAATTGAGGTTTACACCAATACTTTGCAAAATATAATAACCGGCAACCAAGTAAATACAATTGACTTTGTTCATATGGATGTACAGGGTGCTGAGCTTGACGTTCTTATCGGGGCCGGAGACTGCATTCAAAATAT
It contains:
- a CDS encoding FkbM family methyltransferase codes for the protein MFDRHKILDIDLPIKKDLLRFFRKQEKLLIFDIGSCEGEDAIRYSRLFPNARIFAFEPLPKNQQLILDNISQYHASNVRLFEMALSKTEGMQDFHVSSGHPSDTNPPDNWDFGNKSSSLLAPQEVLDAVKWLKFDNKIEVYTNTLQNIITGNQVNTIDFVHMDVQGAELDVLIGAGDCIQNIKLIWLEVAETSLYRNQPLRKDIEDFMSAHSFKLLKTQLENGVGDQLYMNTHYFTEHAFLGLTKYKRNRL